A stretch of Candidatus Latescibacter sp. DNA encodes these proteins:
- a CDS encoding class I SAM-dependent methyltransferase, which produces MTDDKEKQIPDLEIRSYGDFLFLVRGQTSKSMRSLYDDLYFKKHVGDKDVSESYFQTLGLGETKYTRIPLSLVEIKPGTRIIDIGCGRGEIVFQAASAGAWAVGIDYAESAVEIAQTTRERHAANIREKTGFFCQSAETLEFEDDFFDTAFLLDVVEHVSADEFQTILREIWRVLKPGGKLIIHTSPNVWSRTWGFWIKSAVYFLLNREKPVHPVVAHFRTLKSDPEYDEHKILMHINEQSILSLRRHLKACGFRSRVWLGSTGNPWLSRRDLLGRTASMVYTLTGMKYLRGSDIYAVAERRRKK; this is translated from the coding sequence ATGACTGACGATAAAGAAAAACAAATACCGGATTTAGAAATTCGGTCGTATGGCGACTTCCTTTTTCTCGTACGCGGCCAGACATCGAAAAGCATGCGGAGTCTCTATGATGACCTGTACTTCAAAAAACATGTCGGAGACAAAGATGTATCCGAATCCTATTTTCAGACCCTGGGCCTGGGGGAAACGAAGTATACCCGGATTCCCCTGTCTCTGGTTGAAATAAAGCCCGGCACGAGGATCATTGACATCGGCTGCGGAAGGGGGGAAATCGTGTTTCAGGCTGCCAGTGCAGGAGCCTGGGCCGTTGGAATCGATTATGCGGAAAGCGCAGTGGAAATTGCCCAAACCACTCGTGAAAGACATGCGGCGAATATCCGGGAAAAAACCGGATTTTTTTGTCAGAGCGCCGAAACATTGGAATTTGAGGATGATTTTTTCGACACTGCATTCCTTTTAGATGTGGTCGAGCATGTTTCCGCTGACGAGTTTCAAACTATACTCAGGGAGATTTGGCGGGTGCTAAAACCGGGCGGCAAGCTGATCATCCACACCAGCCCGAATGTATGGTCGCGAACCTGGGGATTCTGGATTAAGTCGGCAGTGTACTTCCTTCTCAATAGAGAAAAACCTGTTCATCCGGTTGTAGCGCACTTTCGGACGTTAAAAAGCGATCCTGAGTACGATGAACATAAAATCCTCATGCATATCAACGAGCAAAGTATTCTCAGCCTGCGGCGGCATTTGAAAGCCTGCGGATTCCGGAGCCGGGTCTGGCTGGGAAGCACCGGCAATCCCTGGTTGTCCCGCCGGGATCTTTTGGGGCGGACCGCATCGATGGTCTATACCCTCACGGGAATGAAATACCTGAGGGGATCGGATATCTATGCTGTAGCTGAACGGCGGCGGAAAAAATGA
- a CDS encoding mechanosensitive ion channel family protein, producing the protein MNGILENTRNALVQNTAILVVVILIFIIPILLGLIAHSIIFFVLGSVAKHRPTILYSSLINHTKSSARWFMVFFSLNLALPLVKALVPENVFEIVRSILAPLIIASLSWLLIKLINVLEDMVLNHYHFEKESMRARTIKTQFQLLKRILTIVIVIFATGAILMTFDRIRQLGTAILASAGVAGIIVGVAAQRTVANLLAGIQIALTEPIRLDDAVIVEGEYGNIEDINLTYVVVKLWDNRRMILPIVYFIEKPFQNWTLVHTNLLGTVFLYVDYSIPVEEIRSELHRLLKESPKWDGTAWGMEVTNLKESVMELRALVSARDSGDLWSLRCAVREKLIDFVQKKYPGALPKIRSEMEKK; encoded by the coding sequence ATGAATGGAATTCTTGAGAATACCCGGAATGCACTTGTACAGAACACAGCCATTCTCGTGGTGGTTATCTTGATTTTTATCATACCGATTCTTTTGGGGCTAATCGCGCATTCAATCATCTTTTTCGTTCTGGGGTCAGTGGCGAAACACCGGCCGACCATTCTCTACTCTTCCCTTATAAATCACACCAAAAGTTCTGCACGCTGGTTCATGGTGTTCTTTTCCCTGAACCTGGCGCTTCCCCTGGTTAAAGCCCTGGTTCCGGAAAATGTTTTCGAGATCGTTCGCTCGATTCTGGCCCCTTTGATCATTGCCTCGCTCTCCTGGCTTTTGATCAAGCTCATCAATGTTCTCGAGGATATGGTACTGAACCACTATCACTTTGAAAAAGAGAGCATGCGTGCCCGAACCATCAAAACCCAATTCCAGCTCCTGAAAAGGATACTGACCATTGTCATTGTCATCTTCGCTACCGGTGCGATCCTCATGACCTTCGACCGTATCCGTCAGCTCGGAACGGCGATCCTGGCCTCCGCCGGAGTGGCGGGCATCATTGTCGGTGTGGCCGCCCAAAGGACGGTCGCAAATCTCCTCGCCGGCATACAGATCGCCCTTACCGAGCCCATACGGCTGGACGATGCGGTCATTGTGGAGGGAGAATACGGGAACATAGAGGATATCAACCTGACCTATGTAGTGGTGAAATTATGGGATAATCGGCGCATGATTCTCCCGATCGTGTATTTTATCGAAAAACCCTTCCAGAACTGGACACTGGTCCATACCAACCTTTTGGGAACAGTATTTCTGTACGTGGATTACTCCATTCCGGTGGAAGAGATTCGCAGTGAGCTGCACCGTCTCCTTAAGGAATCACCCAAATGGGACGGTACAGCCTGGGGGATGGAAGTTACCAATCTCAAGGAAAGTGTCATGGAGCTCCGCGCCCTGGTCAGCGCCAGGGACAGCGGTGATTTGTGGAGTCTACGGTGTGCTGTCCGTGAGAAGCTGATCGATTTTGTGCAGAAAAAGTATCCCGGCGCCCTGCCGAAAATCCGCTCTGAAATGGAAAAGAAATGA
- a CDS encoding TetR/AcrR family transcriptional regulator, translating to MVYRRTERGDERYLRRRAQLTVAARTLFTEKGYDETTMQNVVREAGTSIGNCYFYFLNKEALLQVVIQDIIADIWTSADEALQDVPSGIKKLALIFYQSITVMLENEATGKLMLMALSLPAVRNAVFEDYRKRVRQFIDENPGLFIDEDVDLKINAAQGAAVALIEMILLDGMEYEPSKIGYFLARWNLQAIGLPQDAVEEALDNLKRVREQRKQAAFT from the coding sequence ATGGTATATCGAAGAACGGAACGAGGAGATGAACGGTACCTCAGACGGCGCGCCCAGCTTACCGTTGCAGCCCGCACACTTTTCACCGAAAAAGGTTACGATGAGACCACCATGCAGAATGTGGTCCGCGAAGCCGGGACTTCCATCGGCAACTGTTATTTCTATTTTCTCAACAAGGAAGCCCTGCTGCAGGTGGTGATCCAGGACATTATCGCCGATATCTGGACTTCAGCAGACGAGGCGCTTCAGGATGTTCCATCGGGTATCAAAAAACTGGCGCTCATCTTTTACCAGAGCATTACCGTGATGCTCGAAAACGAGGCTACCGGCAAGCTCATGCTCATGGCGCTTTCTCTGCCTGCCGTGCGAAATGCGGTGTTTGAAGATTACCGCAAGCGGGTACGACAGTTTATTGATGAAAATCCGGGTCTTTTCATCGATGAGGATGTAGACCTCAAAATTAATGCCGCCCAGGGCGCCGCTGTTGCCCTCATTGAAATGATCCTTCTGGACGGCATGGAGTATGAGCCTTCCAAGATCGGATATTTCCTTGCCCGCTGGAACCTGCAGGCGATCGGACTGCCGCAGGACGCAGTAGAAGAAGCTTTAGATAATTTGAAGCGTGTACGGGAACAAAGGAAACAGGCCGCATTTACTTAA
- a CDS encoding universal stress protein has protein sequence MYHCILVPLDGSRLAESALPAAAFMAGIFGAEVTLIHVIERNAPQEIHGDRHLTGTNEAAAYMEELKKRAFPPGIPVKCHVHAEEVENVARSIAEHSGELKPDLIVMCTHGRSGLVELFFGSIARKVISLAATPLLLIHPSEKEPAPPFRCSRILVPLDADTSHEEGFFAALDLARPCGASLSLIMAVPTFGSLTAEWAASGKLLPGATGELLDMAEQDAGEYLSRRVREAMEREIPSEGTVLRGDPAEIIIAEAEKKDAGLVVMGTHGRPGFDSFWSGSVAAKVMFHLLRPMLLVPVKN, from the coding sequence ATGTATCATTGTATCCTGGTTCCCCTGGACGGCTCAAGGCTGGCGGAGTCCGCTCTTCCGGCGGCTGCATTCATGGCCGGGATTTTCGGCGCAGAGGTCACTCTCATCCATGTCATCGAGCGGAACGCGCCACAGGAAATCCACGGCGACCGCCACCTGACAGGCACGAACGAAGCCGCAGCCTACATGGAAGAATTGAAAAAACGGGCTTTTCCGCCAGGCATCCCGGTGAAATGCCATGTTCACGCGGAAGAGGTGGAAAATGTAGCCCGCAGCATTGCGGAACACTCCGGAGAATTGAAACCTGACCTGATTGTGATGTGCACCCACGGGCGCAGCGGCCTTGTCGAGCTTTTCTTCGGGTCTATCGCACGGAAGGTTATCTCACTCGCAGCCACCCCCCTTCTCCTTATTCACCCATCCGAGAAAGAACCTGCGCCTCCCTTTCGGTGCAGCCGGATACTGGTTCCACTCGATGCTGATACATCACACGAGGAAGGTTTTTTCGCAGCCCTTGACCTGGCCAGGCCGTGCGGCGCCAGTCTTTCACTGATCATGGCGGTTCCTACCTTCGGCTCTCTTACCGCGGAATGGGCGGCATCGGGGAAGCTGCTGCCGGGCGCCACAGGCGAGCTCCTTGATATGGCGGAGCAGGATGCCGGAGAATATCTCAGCCGCCGAGTCCGTGAAGCCATGGAGAGGGAGATACCTTCGGAGGGAACGGTGCTCCGCGGCGATCCCGCGGAAATCATCATTGCCGAAGCCGAAAAGAAGGATGCCGGCCTGGTGGTCATGGGAACTCACGGGAGGCCGGGATTTGACTCTTTCTGGTCGGGGAGCGTCGCTGCCAAGGTCATGTTCCATCTTTTACGGCCCATGCTGCTCGTCCCGGTGAAAAATTAA